One Tetrapisispora phaffii CBS 4417 chromosome 3, complete genome DNA segment encodes these proteins:
- the SIR4 gene encoding chromatin-silencing protein SIR4 (similar to Saccharomyces cerevisiae SIR4 (YDR227W); ancestral locus Anc_8.442), with amino-acid sequence MLFKPPVHQGLQGLPSINVDVPQQQNNQNNESNVTYNGPLFLRQHSSKATKDSNSNVQEINTAQKVPAPNKLLDLLISKRNASKKNAKFKSFSEASPTATKKTLSSNPVDNSRGKETIYSILNHDLKSDGKNLQLNKRIADNELESEPRKGLKTAETNISSDKKSQKDIVETQKNLKNEAIEEGEDDNVTILDVTHLEKETERNAMDTDNTTTVTSIENNVDAKEAGIKKIQISSLIEPREASKSLNEIEDESYKENDKEVQNNTNDNLSQQEIAEINAMEEKSLLKHKIPDKNIKPLPSSTINVQEGSIMHITNELTSSSASSPSESKEESDENYSSSEIDGMNSSNNQKFNMENLLAGLVNVETRLQNESEYEAESAFKKYDYEISKRMNKLEFDHSFFNREKLSNLINSGVFTHNAIDSDVYVSSTNNISSFRNYQHSRAFLFQNEKKKSRLKYLPQAEAAFLDSKKGHSEVVCDNTVSNFPRENIIEPKIDLTLQDDFNAGKVRWISEWKRHLKYFHIYFENSDTQVQDSIVIIFEAIKLIFEKELGSIIDRNYSDDTDVIILNCDLENIPEGKRSPALKSAMFKNSTRTARKVRIWTFSKILKFLLTMRVDISKYIYDVKNVRLSNMSRSEIPTTASTKVSPENDPIKQTVEGIYTSSGSPTNVIANDGADRVEKLTANDGADRVESLIEEEIQGSTVHSKNSTTSEIDKPNEVPNAAPNEVPNAAPNEVPNAAPNEVPNAAPNEVPNAVTNAVPNEVPFNRNCYHQKVIDIINNSSQLSETDINNSSQLLESLGKNIPANIEESTNPEKPTDTNLEILFLRSLLEKSLLLLDSKTKLLVESYSKIESLSAEVLKSQFTISSLKANLQKLEDLADDDNSRSI; translated from the coding sequence ATGTTGTTCAAACCTCCCGTGCATCAAGGTTTGCAAGGTTTGCCTTCAATAAATGTTGATGTGCCACAGCAACAAAACAACcaaaataatgaaagtAATGTGACGTATAATGGTCCATTATTTCTACGACAACATTCGTCAAAAGCAACCAAGGATTCAAATTCTAACGTAcaagaaataaatacaGCGCAAAAGGTACCTGCTCCAAATAAGTTACTGGATTTGttgatttcaaaaagaaatgcATCTAAAAAAAATGCGAAATTCAAATCATTCTCAGAAGCAAGTCCCACTGCTACAAAGAAGACATTAAGTTCAAATCCCGTCGACAACAGTAGAGGCAAAGAAACTATTTATAGTATTTTAAACCATGATCTGAAATCGGATGGGAAAAATCtgcaattaaataaaagaatagCAGATAATGAATTAGAGAGTGAACCTAGAAAAGGCTTAAAAACTGCCGAGACCAATATATCCTCAGATAAAAAATCACAGAAGGATATAGTTGAAACacagaaaaatttaaaaaatgaagcAATTGAAGAAGGAGAGGATGATAATGTGACAATATTAGATGTAACACATTTAGAAAAGGAAACAGAAAGAAATGCAATGGACACAGACAATACGACAACCGTAACATCAATTGAGAACAATGTTGATGCGAAAGAAGCaggaattaaaaaaattcaaatatcaaGTTTAATCGAGCCAAGAGAAGCATCTAAAAGTCTTAATGAAATAGAAGATGAAAgttataaagaaaatgataaagaagTACAGAATAACACAAATGATAATCTTTCTCAACAGGAAATAGCTGAAATAAATGCAATGGAGGAAAAATCTCttttaaaacataaaaTACCAGATAAAAACATCAAACCTTTGCCAAGTTCAACAATTAATGTTCAAGAAGGTAGCATAATGCATATAACTAATGAGTTAACTTCTTCCTCTGCATCCTCCCCCTCGGAATCGAAAGAAGAATCTGATGAAAACTATAGTTCTAGTGAGATTGACGGAAtgaattcatcaaataatcagaaatttaatatggaaaatttattagcaGGTCTAGTAAATGTCGAAACAAGACTTCAGAATGAAAGTGAATACGAAGCAGAGTCtgcatttaaaaaatacgATTATGAAATTAGTAAGAGAATGAATAAACTAGAATTCGACCATAGTTTCTTTAATAGAGAGAAATTGTCTaatctaataaattcaGGTGTGTTCACTCATAATGCTATTGATTCAGATGTTTACGTAAGCtcaacaaataatatttcttctttcagAAACTACCAACATTCTAGAGCATTTTTATTCCAGAAtgagaaaaagaaaagtcGTTTAAAGTATTTACCACAGGCAGAAGCAGCGTTTTTAGATAGTAAGAAAGGTCATTCAGAAGTAGTCTGTGACAATACTGTCTCTAACTTTCCAAGAGAAAATATCATTGAACCTAAAATTGATCTTACGTTACAAGATGACTTTAATGCTGGAAAAGTAAGATGGATTTCTGAATGGAAGAGgcatttgaaatattttcatatttattttgaaaattccGATACACAGGTACAGGATAGCattgtaattatttttgaagcaatcaaattaatatttgagaAAGAATTGGGAAGTATAATTGATAGAAACTATTCTGATGACACAGATGTCATTATTCTTAACTGTGATTTAGAGAACATTCCGGAAGGAAAAAGATCTCCTGCATTGAAATCTGCAATGTTCAAGAACAGTACAAGAACAGCCCGAAAAGTACGTATTTGGACATTTTCTAAAATcctaaaatttttattaactaTGAGAGTCGATATATCAAAGTACATCTATGACGTTAAAAATGTAAGGTTATCAAATATGTCTCGATCGGAAATTCCTACAACCGCCTCAACTAAAGTGTCACCTGAAAATGATCCAATAAAACAAACAGTTGAAGGTATATATACATCTTCGGGATCGCCTACAAATGTCATAGCAAATGATGGCGCAGACAGGgttgaaaaattaacagCAAATGATGGAGCAGACAGGGTTGAAAGTTTAATAGAGGAAGAGATTCAGGGATCTACAGTACATAGTAAAAATAGCACTACTTCTGAGATTGATAAACCAAATGAAGTTCCAAATGCAGCTCCAAATGAAGTTCCAAATGCAGCTCCAAATGAAGTTCCAAATGCAGCTCCAAATGAAGTTCCAAATGCAGCTCCAAATGAAGTTCCAAATGCAGTTACAAATGCAGTTCCAAATGAAGTCCCTTTCAACAGAAATTGTTATCACCAGAAAGTGattgatataattaataattcttcacAGTTGTCAGAAActgatattaataattcttcacAGCTGTTAGAAAGTTTAGGAAAAAACATACCGGCCAATATAGAGGAATCAACTAATCCTGAGAAACCAACGGATACAAACTTAGAAATACTTTTTTTGAGATCGCTATTGGAGAAGTCTTTATTGCTTTTGGATAGCAAAACGAAACTGCTAGTTGAAAGTTATTCCAAAATCGAGAGTCTATCTGCGGAAGTGTTGAAGAGTCAATTTACtatatcttctttaaaGGCAAATCTTCAGAAGTTGGAAGATCTCGCCgatgatgataattcaAGGTCAATATAA
- the TPHA0C02050 gene encoding histone H2A (similar to Saccharomyces cerevisiae HTA1 (YDR225W); ancestral locus Anc_8.439), protein MSGGKGGKAGSAAKASQSRSSKAGLTFPVGRVHRLLRRGNYAQRIGSGAPVYLTAVLEYLAAEILELAGNAARDNKKSRIIPRHLQLAIRNDDELNKLLGNVTIAQGGVLPNIHQNLLPKKSAKAAKASQEL, encoded by the coding sequence ATGTCCGGTGGTAAAGGTGGTAAAGCTGGTTCTGCTGCTAAAGCTTCTCAATCAAGATCTTCCAAGGCTGGTTTAACTTTCCCAGTCGGTAGAGTTCACAGATTACTAAGAAGAGGTAACTACGCTCAAAGAATCGGTTCTGGTGCTCCAGTTTACTTAACTGCTGTCTTAGAATATTTAGCTGCCGAAATTTTAGAATTAGCCGGTAATGCTGCTAGAGACAACAAGAAGTCCAGAATCATTCCAAGACATTTACAATTAGCCATCAGAAACGATGACgaattaaacaaattattaGGTAATGTTACCATCGCTCAAGGTGGTGTCTTACCAAACATTCATCAAAACTTGTTACCAAAGAAGTCTGCCAAGGCTGCTAAGGCTTCTCAagaattataa
- the MSC3 gene encoding Msc3p (similar to Saccharomyces cerevisiae MSC3 (YLR219W); ancestral locus Anc_8.440) — MVFGLNKKERKVPDLSRYDYYYQNKQQDEQNTAQQHHHQQQQVRHSYLPSQNRHSSYSDFHSANRRHASTASAQKQRAYSVTGHNDGSSYTVKNPTSNQITTTKTRSLVPPQKTRTARRPSNNSRSYSIKSQNSNTDQTKRLNSINSVGSKQINNTGRNHKNNGSRSNSITVQTTEIKDPNGKTQSITRKTVKRMNGFEYVETTTTTTTTVKKKSPMKSKQKSKNRNSEINRHFQEFSGDYIEEDGYTNIGNNIDDNNNASDVEDESPYEDEQKDVESVTEPDNNDFVDSVIEEENEIDIIEEENHGHDDENALFLADSGSDKIHKPHNLRALLMPKETPLEKDEDIVPLDNTSSISKFTEAREEESISEVNNKKNDKQVPVNGSSRNSEIPEQKKKRIVRASSVPSNLRSNNSSYSKLKPKASGSNLRKAHVPSEPKPKKKLTEEEMYAVAYEIARKKVYQNSGLSHPEMNGMQYANPQPPVIVEESKGMSKMAKRMSVRQKPVINYQEDHQRQNYEVSLDAYSQNSRKNSVASTLPTSLNSNKKALDIHKLHSNEKHAPPIKKTMTDEEMYAKALQIAQKRFNDDKTANSMSLSQPEPIIVQESATSSINKKIDILPSIEDNPPHAKVQSIGTEEYNEEPREFVPEASMAKSPMKHRLRKLSSVSLGKKTKNPEITSIQTNNEIAESPNKSKLKNVFNKVVQFSQENSGYQPPKKDRQYQEEKVAPDAGNEHNTNFVRSAFDANEEHEQRVNSNLQNMAPPPAVNGQMNRISTNNENTGAQSINYNTLEAPTVTAGSSNVGGASIKDSTMESVNRQNTKSSSRGAPPSINDSTLLNNQNSNIIIKTNNQAPVNSQAREYASVSNVETALNNSGQPINVQTPKTSKNDNKTKKKKSFFGKLFKH; from the coding sequence ATGGTATTTGGTTTAAACAAGAAGGAACGGAAAGTCCCCGATCTTTCTCGGTATGATTACTACTATCAAAATAAACAACAAGATGAGCAGAATACTGCGCAAcaacatcatcatcaacAACAGCAGGTAAGACATTCTTATCTTCCTAGTCAAAATCGTCATTCTTCATACTCTGATTTTCATTCGGCTAACAGAAGACATGCATCGACGGCATCTGCACAGAAACAAAGAGCATATTCAGTCACAGGCCATAATGATGGAAGTTCATATACTGTAAAAAATCCAACTTCGAATCAAATAACAACAACGAAAACTAGATCATTGGTCCCGCCACAAAAGACAAGGACCGCAAGAAGACCGTCTAATAACAGTAGATCgtattcaattaaatcaCAAAATAGTAACACTGATCAAACTAAAAGATTGAACTCCATAAATTCAGTAGGTAGTAAGCAAATTAATAACACAGGACGCAACCATAAGAATAATGGCTCGAGATCAAATTCAATCACAGTGCAAACTACAGAAATTAAGGATCCGAATGGTAAAACACAATCCATTACAAGAAAGACGGTTAAAAGAATGAATGGCTTTGAATACGTAGAGACAACAACTACCACTACTACCACGGTGAAGAAAAAATCGCCAATGAAATCGAaacaaaaatcaaaaaatagaaaCAGTGAGATTAATAGACATTTTCAAGAGTTTAGCGGTGACTACATTGAGGAAGATGGCTATACTAACATTGGgaataatattgatgacaataataatgcaaGTGACGTTGAAGATGAGTCACCTTATGAGGATGAACAAAAAGACGTTGAATCTGTCACCGAACCTGATAATAACGATTTTGTTGACAGTgttattgaagaagaaaatgaaattgatataattgaagaagaaaatcaTGGACATGATGACGAAAATGCCTTATTTTTAGCTGACTCCGGCAGTGATAAAATCCATAAGCCACACAACTTGAGAGCATTGCTAATGCCAAAAGAAACGCCATTagaaaaagatgaagaCATAGTTCCATTGGATAATACAAGTAGTATATCGAAGTTTACTGAAGCAAGAGAAGAGGAATCCATTTCTgaagttaataataaaaaaaatgataaacaGGTTCCAGTAAATGGATCTTCAAGAAATTCAGAAATTCCAgaacaaaagaagaaacgTATTGTGAGAGCTTCATCTGTACCTTCGAATTTGCGTAGCAACAATTCAAGTTACTCAAAATTGAAACCTAAAGCTAGTGGTTCTAATCTAAGGAAAGCACATGTACCTTCAGAAccaaaaccaaaaaaaaaattaaccGAAGAAGAGATGTACGCTGTAGCATATGAGATAGCAAGAAAAAAAGTCTACCAAAATAGTGGACTATCCCATCCAGAAATGAATGGCATGCAATATGCAAACCCTCAACCACCTGTTATTGTAGAAGAATCAAAAGGTATGAGTAAAATGGCAAAAAGAATGTCTGTAAGGCAAAAACctgtaataaattatcaagaGGATCATCAAAGACAAAACTATGAAGTTAGCTTGGATGCATATTCTCAAAACTCAAGAAAGAATTCAGTTGCTTCAACATTACCAACATCGCttaatagtaataaaaaGGCTCTAGATATCCATAAACTACACAGTAATGAAAAACATGCACCACCCATTAAGAAAACAATGACCGACGAAGAAATGTATGCGAAAGCTTTACAAATTGCTCAAAAAAGatttaatgatgataaaacTGCGAACAGCATGTCATTGAGTCAACCAGAGCCGATAATAGTACAAGAATCAGcaacttcttcaataaataaaaaaatagatattTTACCAAGTATTGAGGATAATCCACCACATGCAAAAGTGCAATCTATTGGAACAGAAGAATATAACGAGGAACCAAGAGAATTTGTACCAGAAGCCAGCATGGCAAAATCCCCTATGAAACATAGACTTCGAAAATTATCCTCAGTTAGTTTAGGtaagaaaacaaagaatCCAGAGATTACTTCTATTCAAACCAATAATGAGATAGCGGAATCTCCAAATAAATCGAAATTAAAAAACGTGTTCAATAAGGTTGTACAATTTTCTCAAGAAAATAGTGGTTATCAACCACCTAAAAAAGATCGCCAGtatcaagaagaaaaagttGCTCCAGATGCTGGTAATGAACATAACACAAATTTTGTTAGGTCTGCATTCGATGCAAATGAAGAACATGAACAGAGAGtcaattcaaatttacaAAACATGGCACCACCTCCAGCAGTTAATGGCCAAATGAACAGAATTTcaacaaataatgaaaacacAGGTGCACAATCTATTAATTACAATACGTTAGAAGCTCCTACTGTTACAGCTGGCAGTTCAAATGTTGGCGGGGCAAGCATAAAAGATAGCACTATGGAGTCCGTTAATAGGCAAAATACTAAAAGTTCATCAAGAGGAGCACCTCCATCAATAAATGATTCTACTTTGTTGAATAACCaaaattctaatattatcataaaGACGAACAATCAAGCACCTGTTAATTCCCAGGCCAGAGAATATGCTTCAGTTTCTAATGTTGAAACTGCTTTGAATAATTCAGGACAACCAATAAATGTTCAAACACCTAAAACGTCTAagaatgataataaaactaagaagaagaaaagttTCTTTGGCAAACTCTttaaacattaa
- the PCF11 gene encoding Pcf11p (similar to Saccharomyces cerevisiae PCF11 (YDR228C); ancestral locus Anc_8.444) produces the protein MDRDQEAIVKDFTSILDELTFNSRPIITTLTKMAEENISLAQYFVDALESRVEKCVPKQKLYAFYTIDSICKNAGSPYTIYFSRNLYNLYKKAYLLVDNQVRTKLINMFKTWIQPIESTGLPIFDNVELDKIENFLIKASALHHKNFTKLLPEPTVPLLLRDIDKLTTLTNERLTKQKNSDSNDEKEIEKLNMKILVLSQLKQELQKGKLTKVALKQVQVQLLQVFAQDQQVLQERIRQEQLQQEQLQQRQRTEQLQLQQLSHHQNAAINQQFQIKNDHNPLFGNSLNLNPQGFSTLFNNSNFIPMNQNMDDNNTMGGMNLNNIIEPANISNIEKQNKLNKMHSLFESLKAEKLVFQPKEQSIITLNAKLNIDDGKLINNSGRAKSETDLTRLPSIEFLSNIISDCKAYFSTVNIDIVNTPSLNISQDFILGENKIVENNLINTLYRAKPKKCTLCGKRFGNTLDERRLQSDHLDWHFRINKRIKGSENTLSNITATNSSSNTTQKNIQSRNWYLHDSQWIIFKDKEIVSTSRSDHSENNMTVVNLDFNTNMNSQKNNNINNADRNLSGNESNKFVKIDEGLLSKKYVIVPESVEDMSFKCPVCKEIVAATYDEELGEWIWKGCMEYKGKYFHATCYYESAKNKNTSIGLELDMEKLKNLITD, from the coding sequence ATGGATCGTGATCAAGAGGCTATTGTAAAGGACTTTACTAGCATTCTCGATGAGTTGACTTTCAATTCAAGACCGATTATCACTACGTTGACAAAGATGgcagaagaaaatatttctttagCTCAATATTTTGTGGATGCTTTGGAATCGAGAGTTGAGAAATGTGTACCCAAACAGAAGTTGTACGCTTTTTATAcaattgattcaatttGTAAAAATGCTGGTAGTCCCTATACAATCTATTTTAGTAGAAAtttgtataatttatataagaAAGCTTATCTTTTAGTTGATAATCAAGTTAGAACgaaattaatcaatatgTTTAAAACTTGGATACAACCAATTGAAAGCACAGGATTACCAATATTCGATAATGTTGAATTAGATAAAATTGAGAACTTCCTAATAAAAGCAAGTGCATTGCATcataaaaattttacaaaattacTACCTGAACCAACTGTACCTTTATTATTAAGggatattgataaattaactACATTAACAAATGAGAGATTAacaaaacagaaaaataGTGATAGTAATgatgaaaaagaaattgaaaagttaaatATGAAGATCTTAGTTTTATCACAATTAAAACAAGAATTGCAAAAGGGAAAATTAACTAAAGTCGCATTAAAACAGGTTCAAGTTCAATTGTTACAAGTTTTCGCACAAGATCAACAGGTTTTGCAAGAACGTATTAGACAGGAGCAACTTCAGCAGGAACAACTTCAACAAAGGCAAAGGACCGAGCAGCTGCAGCTGCAGCAACTTTCTCATCATCAAAATGCTGCTATTAATCAACagtttcaaattaaaaatgaccACAATCCTTTATTTGGTAATTCGTTGAATTTAAATCCTCAAGGTTTTTCAACTCTGttcaataattcaaattttattccaatgaatcaaaatatGGATGACAATAACACTATGGGAGGTATGAATCTTAATAACATAATAGAACCTgcaaatatttcaaacaTAGAAAAACAGAACAAACTTAATAAAATGCATAGCCTATTCGAATCTTTAAAAGCTGAAAAGTTGGTATTCCAACCTAAAGAACAATCCATCATCACTTTGAAtgcaaaattaaatatcgATGACGGAAAGTTGATAAATAACAGCGGAAGGGCCAAATCTGAAACTGACTTAACTCGACTTCCTtctattgaatttttaagtaatattatttcGGATTGTAAAGCATACTTTTCTACTGTTAATATTGACATTGTCAATACTCCTTCTTTGAACATTTCACAAGATTTCATATTAGGAGAAAATAAGATTGTCGAAAATAACTTAATTAATACTCTTTATAGAGCtaaaccaaaaaaatgtACTCTATGTGGTAAAAGGTTTGGTAACACATTAGATGAAAGAAGATTACAAAGTGATCACTTAGATTGGCATTTCCgaataaataaaagaataaaagGTTCTGAAAATACTTTGTCGAATATAACAGCAACAAATTCCTCATCAAATACAACGCAGAAAAATATCCAATCAAGAAATTGGTATCTACATGATTCACAATggattatatttaaagataaagaaattgTTTCAACATCAAGAAGTGATCATtctgaaaataatatgacTGTCGTAAACTTAGATTTCAATACGAATATGAACTCACAGAAGAACAATAACATAAATAATGCTGATAGAAACTTGTCTGGTAATGAGTCTAATAAATTCgtaaaaattgatgaaggTTTATTGTCCAAAAAGTATGTCATTGTACCTGAAAGCGTTGAAGATATGTCTTTCAAATGTCCCGTTTGTAAAGAAATTGTTGCAGCAACATATGATGAAGAACTTGGTGAATGGATTTGGAAAGGTTGTATGGAATATAAGGGTAAGTATTTCCATGCAACATGTTATTACGAATCTgctaaaaacaaaaataccTCAATTGGACTTGAGTTAGATAtggaaaaattgaagaatttaattACTGATTAG